The following is a genomic window from Pirellulales bacterium.
CGTCCTCGAGAAGATGTTTCGCAACGCTTGCTCCGGTACCAACTTTCTGTGGAGCCGCAACCCGCGGGAATATGCGAATACCTTGACGTGGAAGGCAACATGGCCACGCAATGTTGGTTCAACAGCCCCACCTGCATGTTGTCGCTTACCGTTAACAGCGTCGTGGAAATCACTCGTACAAATCCTTTCGACTATTTGCTAGATAACGCCGCAGTAGAACTGCCCATTCGATATCCCCCGGAAATCGACGCCGCTTTATACCCTTATCGCACCGCCGCCCCAGCAGGCGACAGTTCTGTGGCGCACTTCGCTGAACAAATTCTGGCAGAAACCAATTGCCAAACGGTTCCATTTTTAATGGCATTAGCCGGTTGGATTAGCAAAAACTGCCGAAAAACCATCCGCTTGCAGGGTGATCCATTTCCTGCCGAAACAACGTTGCAAACACGTCAGGGTTCCTGCCGTGATTTCGCTGTGTTGTTCTGCGAAGCTTGCCGTTGCGCAGGACTTGCTTCCCGGTTTGTAAGCGGTTATCAGTCACTTTCTGAAAATAATGGTGACCGGTATTTGCATGCCTGGTCGGAGGTCTTTTTACCCGGCGCTGGCTGGCGCGGATTTGATCCTGGCCAAGGGGTGGCCGTGGCCGATCATCACGTCGCCATCGCTTCAGGATTGGTTCCTCTAGCGGCGGCTCCCACGACCGGTACCTTTCGAGGCACAGACGCCTCTTCCTCGATGGCTTCACAGGTCGTCATCCGAATTTCTTCTTGAATCCGTGTTGCGCCACGCTTCGGTTGTGGCAACAACCGTGATTTTCATGGCAGTCGCCCCCTCTTCAATTTCATTAGGCTTGCCCAATGATTTCAACCGAATCGCTTGTGACCCTGCTCCACTTCTTGGCGACAAACTACCTTTAGCCCTCTGGCCCGGTCTTGCAAGGCGATCAGATAGTGCGACTCATAGTCGTAACTTCCATCCGGAACAGGGCTTGCAAACTCGAAGAAACGGCGTATTCTACTTTCTTAATAGCGGAATCCTAATATACAATCGTGCCCTTGCCACCGTACTCCTTTAGCTGGTTCTCCTATTTTGAAATAGCTTATGGCACGGTTAGCTCAGGCGTAAAAACCGAGCTCCAATTGTCGGATTGCCGACCATGAGCAATTTTCTGCTTTATTACGAAAGAGTCAGTCCGACGACATGGGTCTACCTGTCGTCCTTGCTGATCATTTCGTTGTTCTTCAAGTTCAATCGCCTCTGGAGCGTACGGAATCTTGATTTAATCGGCCTGATTCTTCTGGCTCCCGGCTTGCTCTTTGTCATCTACGGACAAGAAAAAGGGTCTCCCGCCCACGAACAAACTGGTTACATCTGGCTGTTTGTGATTGGCGGCCTATTCCTTGTGCGCATGTTATTGGATCCTATGATGGTCAGGCGACCTCTTCTGGAGCCGAATCTTTCCGTGGGTGGGCTTACCTTCCTCGGTTTATCGTTGTTAATCTTCCTGATGGCAAATGTGGCCACCAATCGATCCACCGAGAGCCCTGACTCAAAACCTGCTGCGGATGTACCCGCTGCCTCGACGAGTGAAAACCCGGCGCTATCTCAACCCCAAGCCGATCGTGAAAAAACAGAAAATCCCGCTGCTGAGGAACCATTAGTTCTCTACGGGCCAGGATATCCTTGGGTATTCGAAATTTTCCAGTTGCCCACTCGTTTTGTTTTCCAAGCCAATCATCAATCCGAATCTGCCAATTCAACGCTCGCGGAGGAATCTCAAAATTCGCTGAAGCTGGCGACCGCCAGGACCGTTGCCATCTTTTCCTATTTGGCGATCATTATTGGCCTGGTGCTGATTGGCTATCGGCATTTCGACAACATCAAAACGGGCATCGCTGCAGCCGTGTTATATTTACTGCTCCCTTACACGGCCATTCTTACCGGCCACTACATGGATTCGTCGGCACACATCGGTCAGGTCTACCATGTATCGTTGGCCGCTTTGCTGGTTTGGGCAGTAGCGATGTATCGCCGACCGTTGATTTCGGGAATTCTGTTGGGTTTGGCCATCGGAATGTTCTACTATCCAATTTTTCTGCTCCCGCTTTGGTGCAGTTTTTATTGGAAACGCGGCGGCAAACGGTTTGCCGTAGGCGTGGCTGCAATGTTGGTTTTGCTCGTGATCATTTTATACATGCATCCCTACGGCACATCGTTTTCTGCAAACCTGCGACAAATGTTCGGTTGGATCTTACCCCGCATGGAAAACTTGAAGGGTTTTTGGAGACTCAGTTTCAATGATCCTGTGTACCGAATTCCCGTGCTCGCGGCATTTGTCGCCATGTGCATTACCATGACGATCTGGCCTGCCCAAAAAAATCTCGGCACTTTAATGAGTTGTTCTGCCGCGGTGATGCTCGGCACGCAGTTTTGGCATGCCTTGGGCGGAGGCCAACTGCTGGCTTGGTATTTACCGCTGACCTTGTTGACCATTTTCCGGCCGAACTTGGAAGACCGCGTCGCCCTTTCAGTGCTCGGACAATGGTCTTTTACCAAACGCAAGCCGAACGTGTCCGCCGTGGACCAAGCTGCCTAACGACTTTTCCATCGTCGGTCGTTGCTGGATTCGATAATGGACGATTGCCAGCCTGTGTTAAAACCCCATTCCGCCACCATGCCCACCGTTGCAATTCTTGGTGCCAGTTCAGACCGTTCAAAATTCGGCAATAAATCCGTCCGCGCACACCGGCAAATGGGTTACACGGTATATCCGGTGAACCCCAAAGGTGGCGAAATCGAAGGTCTCAAAGTCTATCGCTCTTTGGCGGAGCTGCCGGCCGGAAAACTAGACCGCATCAGCATTTACCTCCCGCCGGCAATTGGTCTAGAAATGCTCGACGAAATCGCTGCCCGCGGTTGTGACGAATTATGGCTTAACCCGGGAAGCGACAGCCCGCTAGTGGTGGAAAAAGCCCGTTCGTTGGGACTCAACACCGTGCAGGCGTGCAGTATTGTTGCCGTGGGGCTCAACCCGGCAGCCCTCGCAGAATAGCACCGCTTACTCTGTCCGCCGCGTGTCCACATTTGTCGGCTTTTTCTCGGAAGCGTACCACTTCCGCCATGCCCCTTTATCGAAACCGTAATTGACGCCGCCGGTCAGGGAAATCAATGCGTCCAGCACCTGCTGATTGGTCATCTCGCGCCGGATCCGCTTGGGAGCGGAACCCATTGTCATGCCGCCTCCGCCCGTCGGCGAGAATCCCGCACTGATTTGTCCTGGATTGCTCGAACCCTCGTCGATCGTAAATGTGTGGGTCGTAACCAACGCATCAATCAGCGGCAAAATAGCCGTTTTGTCCCCCAGCTTTCCCAAGGCATAGCCCGCGCGGTTCACTCGCACATTGTCCTTGCTTTTCAAGTCTGCCGCATACAACGGCACGGCCAAGTGTGCTGCATTGCCCGTAAGTTGATCGAAGCACGTTAAGCGCAACTCATCATCTGAGTCCCCCAAAGAATGCTCCACGATGGCCTTCACTGCATCCGGGGTTCCAATCCTGCCTAGCGCTTCCAAAAACCACACCCGCGCTTGTCGGCTGCGCTCTGAATCGAGTGCTTGTACCAGTGCTGGAACAGCCGTCGGATCGTTGAGTTTGGTTAATTCATCGTGCACTTCATCGGCTTTGGTGGGATCGTCTAACCCCCCTCGCCATCGCTTCAAAGTTATAAACCACTGCTTCTCCGCCAATTCGTCCTTGCGCTTTTGTTCGAGCAATTCTTTTTCTTGCGGAAACACCCATTGCCCCATGTAACGGACGCGTCCCTGTTCCTGCATCGCTTGGTCTTGCTGTACCCACCGGCCGTCAACCTGGCTGTATCCCAACGCCATGTGCGCCTGCTTATTTTCCGGGTCAAGTTGCAGCACTCGCTCCAGCGCCGTCTGTCGACCCTTCGTGTACGATTTTTCACGACACCACTCGGCCAACTGCCATTGGCCGTCAGCGGTATCTGCAAATGTCGGGCGAATGTTTTCGTACTCCAACTCTACCGGGCTTTGTGCGGTAATCTTCTTGATTTGCGCGCGTTCAAACGTGAAAGTTGACCCGTCTGGAGTCTGAATCACATACTTTTGCCGGGGAGTTTCCTCACGATTGGTCAGCTCGCCAGTTATTTGCCCTCCATTGCTCAACTCGAAAATATCTGCCCGCCCCACACCAACCGTGAAGGCCAAAGCAATTCCAAAGGAGGCGAAAACTGGTCGAATAATCTCAGCCATGGCAGCTGTTTGCCCTGATTGAATCATGGAAATGGTCGCGCCAGTTCCAGAATTGAGCCACTCTTAAGTATAATCTCACGTGCCGCCACAGGCCACTTGTGCTCAAATGCCGCTTGCGGGGCTGTTTCCAGCTTGCAAATTGAATTTAACCTAACATACTGCAGCGGCTGCACCGTGGTCCGTTCCTCGATCATCTGATATTCAATCGCTATGTCTTCCGCATCGGTTCAAGAACATCGCGCTCAAGCGCCGCTGCACGTCTTCGCCGCGGTTATTACCATCAGCGATACTCGCACGCAGGAAAACGATACCAGCGGCAAAGCCATCGTCGACTCGTTGAAACAGGCAGGCCATCAGGTCGTGGCTTGGGAAATCGTGCCCGACGAGCCACACATAATTAGTGAAACCATTTCCCGGTTTCGGCAGCTTTCTAAGTTGGATGCAATTTTGCTGACTGGCGGAACTGGTGTTGGCAGCCGCGACCAAACCTTCGAAACACTCAGTGGTCTCCTTACCAAAACTTTGCCCGGCTTTGGCGAGATTTTCCGAATGTTGAGCTACCAAGAGATCGGCGCCGCCGCAATGCTCAGCCGAGCCATCGGCGGCCTCATCGAGCGCACCGTCGTGCTAGCAATGCCTGGTTCCACCGCCGCAGTGCGATTGGCCATGGAAAAACTAATCCTTCCGGAAATTGGCCACTTGGTCCGCGAAGCGCAACGATAACATAACTGCCCTGGAGCGGTTTTTGTCGTCTCGCTATCTTAACAGCCCCGGCGAGTACGACGATTGCCGATGACGCTTTGCCGTTTGCATCGGCTTGAAATCGATTTGCCTTGTGTGCTTCCACGTTGAACGTCCCGCTCCCCTGGGAGAAATCAATGCGTCGTCGCCATGTTTCCATGCTGCTGCTCACTGCCCTGTTGTATGGCGGCTATTGGTTCCTTCAACGGTTTCAAGTGGATGGCATAGACAAAATCTCTGTCAAACCACGTCCACAAACAACCGCTTATAGCCCCAATGACGACAGTTATGCTTCGGTGCCGGCGACCAACTCCAGCACGCTTCGGCTGGCCACATTTAATATCCAAGTCTTCGGCCGCACTAAACTCGAAAAGCCCGAAGTGATGCAGGTGCTGGCGGAGACCGTGCGAAAATTCGATTTAGTAAACATCCAGGAAGTCCGCTCCAACACCGACGACATCCTGCCCCGCTTCATCGACCTGATTAACTCCACGGGGCGGCACTACGATTTCGTCATCGGACCGCGCCTCGGGCGCACCAATAGCAAAGAACAGTACGCCATGGTGTTCGACACCCAAACGCTGGAAGTCGATCGGAGTTCCATTTACACCGTCAATGACAAGGATGATTTATTCCAACGCCCTCCTCTGGTAGCCTCGTTCCGCGCACGAGGTCCGCCCCCCGCCCAGGCATTTACGTTTACCTTGATCGATATACACACCGAGCCGGATGAGGCCGAAGCGGAAATCAACGCCCTGGCGCAAGTTTACAGGGCCGTGCGCAACGACGGCCGCGGAGAAGACGATATTATTTTGATGGGTGATCTCAACGGCGACGAAAAAAAATTCGGCCTGCTTAAACAAATCCCGAACATCAGTTGGGTAATTTCCGGAGTGCCGACAAATACCCGCGGCACCAAAACCTACGACAACATCATCTTCGATCGCACGGCAACCGTGGAATTCACCGGCCATGCCGGAGTCTTCGACATCATGCGCCAGTTCAATCTCACGTTGAACCAGGCTTTGGAAGTATCCGACCACTTTCCAGTCTGGGCCGAATTTAGCGCTTACGAAGGCGGATCCCCCGGGCGGCTTGCCGGAAAGACTGATGCGGTCCCTTCCCGTTAATTTCCCAAAATGTATGGTCGTCGCAGCGATCACTTCTCACGGCACACAGCCAAAACTCTTTGCGGCTGCTGGCCCACGCTCTTGAAATTGAGCCACTTCTTCCGCTATCATACTGTACGCACGATCACTACTTGCCTTGCTTCCCCGTTAATTTGTTACTGAATTCGTAACAGGTATCACACCGAGCCCGCCGCCGGACGCCTCCGGTTGTGGGCTATTTTCATGCGCATGCCAAATCCAATTCGACATTTCTCGCAATACATTCTTTCTCTCCAAGAAATTCACAAATACCGGTCCCCATCATGAAACTGCTCCTCGGTCCGTTGTTTGCCGTCGCCGCTGTCTTGGCGCTGGCCGCTCAGCCGCCGGTCGCGGAGCTTAGCAACCTTACCGCCACGGCGGTCCTCGGATGGTACACCTGGTACACCGCCACGAAAACCATTCCCCAGTTGGTTCAACACTTTCGCTGCGAATTGGCTGCCCAACGCAGCGAACACAGAATCGATCGCGATGAGTTTTTGCGCGAGATGGCCAGCCAGCGCCTCGCGCGCCAAGACGATGCCGCTGCAATCGTGCGGGCGGTGAACAAGCTCGCTTCACACAACAACCATTCACAACCTCCGACTCCTGAAGAACTGTAACCTGTCCATCTTTCCTCTCATTTTTTGAAAGGCCTGCCGTGAATCAATCAAACAGCACAAGAACATTGACGTTGCCAAACCTCGCCCTACTGCGCGAATTGCTGAATGCCCTGGCTTCGTTCCGCGACTTGTCCGATCCGTTCACTTCCCCCAGCCAACTGCAAAGTGCGCTCGAACTGCTGTTGAACTTGGCAACCACACTCGGACTGGATCCGAAATGGTTTACTTGGTTGCAAGCCATCCAAAACAACCCGCAACTGTTGAATCTCGTGTTGGCGGTCGGCCAGTATTTGGAAAGTTTTATCGAGCCCACGCCATCAC
Proteins encoded in this region:
- a CDS encoding transglutaminase family protein, whose translation is MLFHIKHTTRYNYSRTVFCDPFTVRLRPREDVSQRLLRYQLSVEPQPAGICEYLDVEGNMATQCWFNSPTCMLSLTVNSVVEITRTNPFDYLLDNAAVELPIRYPPEIDAALYPYRTAAPAGDSSVAHFAEQILAETNCQTVPFLMALAGWISKNCRKTIRLQGDPFPAETTLQTRQGSCRDFAVLFCEACRCAGLASRFVSGYQSLSENNGDRYLHAWSEVFLPGAGWRGFDPGQGVAVADHHVAIASGLVPLAAAPTTGTFRGTDASSSMASQVVIRISS
- a CDS encoding MogA/MoaB family molybdenum cofactor biosynthesis protein, which produces MSSASVQEHRAQAPLHVFAAVITISDTRTQENDTSGKAIVDSLKQAGHQVVAWEIVPDEPHIISETISRFRQLSKLDAILLTGGTGVGSRDQTFETLSGLLTKTLPGFGEIFRMLSYQEIGAAAMLSRAIGGLIERTVVLAMPGSTAAVRLAMEKLILPEIGHLVREAQR
- a CDS encoding endonuclease/exonuclease/phosphatase family protein, which codes for MRRRHVSMLLLTALLYGGYWFLQRFQVDGIDKISVKPRPQTTAYSPNDDSYASVPATNSSTLRLATFNIQVFGRTKLEKPEVMQVLAETVRKFDLVNIQEVRSNTDDILPRFIDLINSTGRHYDFVIGPRLGRTNSKEQYAMVFDTQTLEVDRSSIYTVNDKDDLFQRPPLVASFRARGPPPAQAFTFTLIDIHTEPDEAEAEINALAQVYRAVRNDGRGEDDIILMGDLNGDEKKFGLLKQIPNISWVISGVPTNTRGTKTYDNIIFDRTATVEFTGHAGVFDIMRQFNLTLNQALEVSDHFPVWAEFSAYEGGSPGRLAGKTDAVPSR
- a CDS encoding HEAT repeat domain-containing protein; its protein translation is MAEIIRPVFASFGIALAFTVGVGRADIFELSNGGQITGELTNREETPRQKYVIQTPDGSTFTFERAQIKKITAQSPVELEYENIRPTFADTADGQWQLAEWCREKSYTKGRQTALERVLQLDPENKQAHMALGYSQVDGRWVQQDQAMQEQGRVRYMGQWVFPQEKELLEQKRKDELAEKQWFITLKRWRGGLDDPTKADEVHDELTKLNDPTAVPALVQALDSERSRQARVWFLEALGRIGTPDAVKAIVEHSLGDSDDELRLTCFDQLTGNAAHLAVPLYAADLKSKDNVRVNRAGYALGKLGDKTAILPLIDALVTTHTFTIDEGSSNPGQISAGFSPTGGGGMTMGSAPKRIRREMTNQQVLDALISLTGGVNYGFDKGAWRKWYASEKKPTNVDTRRTE
- a CDS encoding CoA-binding protein translates to MPTVAILGASSDRSKFGNKSVRAHRQMGYTVYPVNPKGGEIEGLKVYRSLAELPAGKLDRISIYLPPAIGLEMLDEIAARGCDELWLNPGSDSPLVVEKARSLGLNTVQACSIVAVGLNPAALAE